One region of Epilithonimonas zeae genomic DNA includes:
- a CDS encoding MMPL family transporter: protein MHRLFIHLYYFISKNRFISIAAALGILVICGFFASKINFEEDINQIIPKNDKSDLTAKVLKQLNFSDKIIVIIENKSKDDQFQLSETADTFLHKIEPLQKYIGSVQGKVNDNEISETFDFVNQNLPLFLDENDYQEIERKLNKDSIAKQVENNYVSLVSPTSLVTKEFIKKDPLGITFLGIKKLNALNISKDFKLEDNYIVTKDGKNLLLFIDPKNKSNDTKNNEVFVNQLNEIKDNLNKEFKGKTDISYFGSPVIAVANAQQIKKDIQNTVIISMTVLLILLMYYFRNFFTPLIVFLPTVFAVFISLMILYFIKDKISAISLSVGAILIGITIDYALHILTHYKHNNNIEELYKEITQPIILSSATTAVSFLCLVFVRSEALKDLGLFAAITVFLSSFTALIIVPQLYHPKEKSDQVSTNFIDKIGNYPYEKNKPLIIGCSLMIIACLLGFRHVGFNEDIGDLNYIPKDLKISEAKLEKLSDLTSKSIYTISYGNSENEALARNSQLSRFLEKEKQEGKILSYNSLGNVVLSKEDQQKKVEKWNQFWNQNKKNQTISELVQNGNKFGFNASAFDKFNENLNKSYSTLSLRDYEKIKALQISEFLSNENGFYTVSNVVKVDEKKRDAFIKDVEKNHDALAIDRQQMNENFLGLLKNDFNTLINYSLLAIILTIIVFFRNFELSVLTMFPIVLTGVVTAGNLYFLGLELNIFSTVVCTLVFGVGDDFSIFLTKAMQKEHTTGKNELPTYRISIILAVFTTILSIGSLIFAKHPALHSLALVALIGMFSVIVITSTLYPFWFRFLIINRQKKGLSPITFRLFLHSVLSFLYYGLGGFLFSVFGSIFVKNAKGNTLIFIKKFIAKFLASVLYTNPFVKKTVIRNPNEDFSKPSIIIANHTSFLDTLAMAMTTHKIVYLVNDWVYESPVFGKLVKALGFYPVSQGIENGMDKLKEKVKNGYSLMVFPEAKRSFDNDVKRFHKGAFYLAEQFDLDIVPVYIHGNSEVLPKGDFIIYDGAITIKVGDRISKNDLSFGKNYSERTKKINALFREKFSELRTELEDENYFRKKLFLSFLYKENEVVKEIKRDFEANKSVYFELDKHISKEAVILHISDDFGQKDVLLSLYHASRKIFSFISNEEKREVAEQSYIVKTRKINYINNISEVNKNIDVLLISDDHFDLSKIADFPETVILLKTKALLFSNKNYSLIFDSNTIKVYKKNENKG, encoded by the coding sequence ATGCATCGTCTCTTCATCCATTTATATTATTTTATTTCTAAAAACCGGTTCATTTCCATCGCAGCAGCATTGGGAATTCTTGTCATTTGTGGTTTTTTTGCTTCTAAAATTAATTTTGAAGAAGACATCAATCAGATTATTCCGAAAAACGACAAATCTGATTTGACAGCAAAAGTTCTAAAGCAATTGAACTTTTCAGACAAAATTATTGTTATCATTGAGAACAAATCAAAAGATGACCAATTCCAACTTTCGGAAACTGCCGATACTTTTTTACATAAAATCGAACCTTTACAGAAATACATCGGTTCTGTTCAGGGAAAAGTAAATGACAACGAAATTTCCGAAACTTTTGATTTTGTCAATCAGAATCTGCCTTTATTTCTGGATGAAAACGATTATCAGGAAATTGAAAGAAAACTCAATAAAGACAGTATTGCAAAACAGGTAGAGAACAATTATGTGTCGCTGGTTTCGCCAACAAGTTTAGTCACCAAAGAATTTATCAAAAAAGATCCGCTCGGAATCACTTTTCTCGGAATCAAAAAACTCAATGCTTTAAACATTAGTAAAGATTTCAAGCTGGAAGACAATTATATCGTTACCAAAGACGGAAAAAACCTCCTGCTCTTCATCGATCCTAAAAATAAAAGCAACGACACGAAAAACAACGAAGTTTTCGTCAATCAGTTAAATGAAATTAAAGACAACCTCAACAAAGAATTCAAAGGAAAAACTGATATCAGCTATTTTGGTTCGCCGGTAATTGCGGTTGCGAATGCCCAACAAATCAAGAAAGACATTCAGAATACGGTTATTATTTCGATGACGGTTCTGTTGATTTTGTTGATGTATTACTTCAGGAATTTCTTTACGCCACTGATTGTATTTTTACCAACTGTTTTTGCCGTTTTCATTTCACTGATGATTTTATACTTTATTAAAGATAAAATCTCTGCAATTTCGCTCAGCGTCGGAGCAATTTTAATTGGAATTACCATCGATTATGCCCTTCATATTTTAACGCATTACAAGCACAACAACAATATTGAAGAGCTTTACAAGGAAATTACGCAACCGATTATTTTGAGCAGCGCAACTACGGCGGTTTCATTTTTGTGTTTGGTTTTCGTTCGTTCTGAAGCGTTGAAAGATCTTGGGCTTTTCGCTGCGATTACAGTTTTCCTGTCGTCTTTTACCGCTTTGATCATTGTTCCGCAACTGTATCATCCGAAAGAAAAATCCGATCAAGTAAGCACCAATTTCATCGATAAAATCGGAAATTACCCTTACGAAAAGAACAAACCTTTGATTATCGGATGTTCTTTGATGATTATTGCGTGTCTTTTGGGGTTCCGTCACGTTGGTTTTAACGAAGACATTGGTGATTTAAATTACATTCCAAAAGATTTGAAAATTAGCGAAGCGAAACTTGAAAAATTATCGGACCTTACTTCAAAATCGATTTACACGATTTCTTATGGAAATTCTGAAAATGAAGCTTTGGCGAGAAATTCCCAGCTGAGCCGGTTTTTGGAAAAAGAAAAGCAGGAAGGAAAAATCCTAAGCTATAATTCGCTTGGAAATGTTGTTTTATCGAAAGAAGACCAACAAAAAAAGGTTGAAAAATGGAACCAGTTCTGGAATCAGAACAAAAAAAATCAGACAATCTCTGAATTGGTTCAAAATGGAAACAAATTCGGATTCAATGCTTCTGCTTTCGATAAGTTTAATGAAAATTTAAATAAATCATATTCAACTTTAAGTTTAAGAGATTACGAAAAAATTAAAGCACTTCAAATCTCAGAATTCCTAAGCAACGAAAATGGTTTTTATACCGTTTCGAATGTGGTGAAAGTGGACGAAAAGAAACGCGATGCTTTCATCAAAGATGTTGAAAAGAATCACGATGCTTTGGCAATCGACCGCCAACAGATGAACGAGAACTTTTTAGGTTTGCTTAAAAATGATTTTAATACGCTAATCAATTACTCACTTTTAGCCATTATTCTTACGATTATTGTTTTCTTCAGAAATTTCGAATTGTCTGTTTTGACGATGTTTCCGATTGTTTTAACGGGAGTTGTGACTGCAGGAAATTTGTATTTTCTTGGTTTGGAATTGAATATTTTCAGTACCGTTGTCTGTACTTTGGTTTTCGGAGTCGGTGATGATTTCAGTATTTTCCTCACGAAAGCGATGCAGAAAGAACATACAACCGGTAAAAATGAACTTCCAACATACAGAATTTCGATTATTTTGGCAGTTTTCACAACGATTTTATCCATCGGTTCTTTGATTTTTGCGAAACATCCGGCTTTACATTCTTTGGCTTTAGTCGCTTTAATCGGAATGTTTTCCGTGATTGTAATTACCTCAACCTTATATCCGTTTTGGTTTAGGTTTTTAATTATCAACCGACAGAAAAAAGGTTTGTCGCCGATTACTTTCAGATTGTTTTTGCACTCTGTTTTATCATTTCTTTATTATGGTTTGGGTGGATTTTTATTTTCGGTCTTCGGAAGTATTTTTGTGAAGAATGCAAAAGGCAACACTTTGATTTTCATTAAAAAATTCATTGCAAAGTTTCTTGCTTCGGTTTTATACACTAATCCTTTTGTTAAGAAAACTGTTATCAGAAATCCGAATGAAGACTTTAGCAAACCTTCTATTATTATTGCTAATCACACATCGTTTCTTGACACATTGGCAATGGCAATGACGACTCACAAAATCGTTTACCTTGTTAATGATTGGGTTTATGAATCTCCAGTTTTCGGAAAATTGGTGAAGGCTTTAGGCTTCTATCCCGTTTCTCAAGGCATCGAAAATGGAATGGATAAACTGAAGGAAAAAGTAAAAAACGGCTATTCTTTGATGGTTTTTCCGGAAGCGAAACGCTCTTTCGACAATGATGTTAAAAGATTTCACAAAGGCGCTTTTTATCTTGCAGAGCAATTTGATTTGGATATTGTTCCTGTTTATATCCACGGGAATTCCGAAGTGCTTCCGAAAGGAGATTTCATCATTTATGACGGCGCTATTACGATAAAAGTTGGCGATAGAATTAGTAAAAATGATTTGAGTTTTGGGAAAAATTATTCTGAAAGAACGAAGAAAATCAACGCATTGTTCAGAGAAAAATTTTCTGAATTGAGAACTGAATTGGAAGATGAAAATTACTTCAGAAAGAAATTATTCTTAAGTTTCCTTTACAAAGAAAATGAAGTTGTAAAGGAAATCAAACGAGATTTTGAAGCGAATAAATCGGTTTATTTTGAACTGGACAAACATATTTCAAAAGAAGCAGTGATTCTACACATTTCAGATGACTTTGGTCAAAAAGATGTTCTTTTAAGTCTTTATCATGCAAGCAGAAAGATTTTCAGCTTTATCAGTAATGAGGAAAAGCGAGAAGTTGCCGAACAGAGTTATATTGTCAAAACAAGAAAAATCAATTATATCAACAACATTTCTGAGGTCAATAAAAACATTGATGTGCTTTTGATTTCTGATGACCACTTCGATCTCTCAAAAATTGCTGATTTTCCGGAAACTGTTATTTTATTAAAAACAAAAGCATTATTGTTTTCTAACAAGAATTATTCTTTAATATTTGACTCAAACACCATAAAAGTTTACAAAAAAAATGAGAATAAGGGCTAA
- a CDS encoding dialkylrecorsinol condensing enzyme DarA yields the protein MPKKILVIYYSQTGQLKDIVKNIAQPFEEKKDEYSVTYYNIQLKKDFPFPWPSDVFFNTFPESYLQIPSEILPPPEDVLNQKFDLILFGYQVWYLTPSIPIISFLKSGYAENILKDTPVVTISGTRNMWMLSQEKLKVYLRDLKAQLVGNIALVDRHDNYTSVLTILRWLTTGQKEKSGILPAAGISDEEIAGSVKYGKIIEGHLRENNFKDLQPDLVKNGAVEIRPFLVRVEKVGNKIFTVWSNLIIKKKEKRPLLIKFFKVYLMAAIWIISPIVLVPHILMTPILWFKRKKQREYLQGINLK from the coding sequence ATGCCTAAAAAAATTCTTGTCATATACTATTCACAAACCGGACAACTGAAGGATATTGTGAAGAATATAGCTCAGCCTTTTGAGGAAAAAAAAGACGAATATAGTGTCACTTATTACAACATCCAGCTCAAAAAGGATTTCCCTTTTCCGTGGCCAAGTGATGTTTTTTTCAACACATTTCCAGAATCTTATCTGCAAATCCCAAGTGAAATATTACCTCCACCAGAAGATGTTCTGAATCAAAAATTTGATCTCATCCTTTTCGGATATCAGGTTTGGTATTTAACACCTTCTATTCCGATTATTTCGTTTCTGAAAAGCGGTTATGCAGAAAACATCCTGAAAGATACACCAGTCGTTACAATCTCAGGAACCAGGAATATGTGGATGCTTTCTCAGGAAAAACTAAAAGTCTATCTGCGTGATTTAAAGGCTCAACTGGTCGGAAATATTGCATTAGTTGACAGACATGACAACTACACCAGTGTTCTTACAATCCTGCGTTGGCTGACAACCGGACAAAAAGAAAAATCCGGAATTTTACCTGCCGCGGGAATTTCTGACGAAGAAATTGCCGGTTCTGTAAAGTATGGTAAGATTATTGAAGGGCATTTGCGCGAAAATAACTTTAAGGATCTTCAGCCCGATCTGGTCAAAAACGGAGCGGTAGAAATAAGGCCTTTTTTGGTAAGAGTAGAGAAAGTCGGTAACAAAATTTTCACCGTATGGTCCAATCTGATTATCAAGAAAAAAGAAAAGCGTCCTTTGCTGATAAAATTCTTTAAGGTATATTTGATGGCAGCGATCTGGATTATTTCACCCATAGTTTTGGTTCCACATATCCTTATGACACCAATATTGTGGTTTAAAAGAAAAAAACAAAGAGAATATTTACAAGGAATTAATTTAAAATAA